AACTTCATCGTCATCTTCGTCGTCATGGGCGCCTTCCTGGAGAAGACGGGCCTGGGCAGCCTCTTCATCGACTTCACCTTCCGCCTGACGGGCCAGCGCACCGGCGGCCCCGGCCTCACGGCCGTGGTCTCGAGCGGGCTCTTCGGCATGATCTCGGGCAGCGGGGTGGCGAACGTCGTCACCACCGGCACCTTCACCATCCCCCTGATGAAGCGGGTGGGCTACAGGCCCGAGTTCGCCGCCGCGGTCGAGGCCGCCGCCTCGACGGGCGGGGCCTACATGCCCCCCATCATGGGGGCGGGGGCGTTCCTCCTCGCCCAGTTCACCGATACCAGCTATTTCGACGTGGTGAAGGTCGCGGCGATCCCGGCCATCCTCTACTACTTGTCGGTCGGCTACATCGTCTACATCCGCGCGTACCGGCGGGGGCTGCACGGCGTGCCCGTCTCGGAGCTCCCCCCTTGGACGGGCATCCTGCGGCGCCTGCACCTGCTCCTGCCCATCCCGGTGATGGTCTACTACCTGGTGATCGGGGACTCGCCCTTCCTCGCCGCCTTCAAGACCATCTGCCTCATCCTGATACTGAAGGCGTCGGACCTCCTGCTGGAGATCCGCACGCCCTGGACCAGCCGCCTCTGGCGGCCCTTCCTGGGCCTCTCGATCGCCTTCGGCGCCGTGGCCTACTTCGCCGGCATCCGGATCGGGGCGCCCTTCACCTGGTTCGCGGATGAGCTGCGCGGCCTGAATCTCGGGGATGCCGTCTTCTGGGTGCTTGCCTCCCACATCGTTCTCAAGCTGGGGGAGGTCCTCGCCGCGGGCGCCCGGACGCCAGCGGCGGCCGGGGAGCCGTCCGCCGCCGAAAGCGGACCGGGGATATACGTGCGCCTGGGAGGAGCCATCGCCGAGCTGGTGAAGGCGGCGTGGTCCTCCCTTGAAGCGGGAGCGCGGAACACCCTCATCGTCGGCTGCATCGCGGGGGTGCTCGGGGTCCTGCTCTCCTGCGCCACCCAGAGCGACCTGCCCGGCCGCGTCTCGAATCTCCTGATCGAGTTCAGCTTCGGCCTCTTGCCCCTCACCATCTTCTGGATCATCGTGGCAGGCTACATCGTCGGGATGGGCCTTCCGGCCACCGCCAGCTACGTCGTCCTGGTCATCTTCGGCGTCCTCTCCCTGACGAACCTGGGCGTCCCCACTCTCACGGCCCACCTGATCTGCTTTTGGGTCGCCGTGGTGAGCGCCGTCACGCCCCCCGTCGCCCTCGCCGCCTACGCCGCCAGCGCCATCGCCATGTCCGATCCGGTGAAGACGGGCTTCCAGGCCGTGAAGCTGGCTTCATGGGTCTTCCTCATGCCCTTCCTGTTCGTGTACACGCCCCTGCTCCTGGACGGGACCACGCTGGACATCATCATCACGGTGGCGGCCTGCCTCGTCGGGATCGTCGCCTGGGGGGGAGCGGTGGAGGGCTTCTTCATCCGCTACACGACGCCTGCCGAGTGGGGGATGCTCGCCGTGGCCTCCGTCTTCCTGCTCCTGCCGGTGGACCATTTGATCACCTGGCTGACTCCCGTGGAATGGGTGTTTCACCACTACCCCTTTTATGCGGCGGGTACGATCCTGCTGGGGGCCGTCTTCCTGATGCAGCGGGGGCGCGCCCCGGAGATCGTGTTTTCCCCCCTCGCGGCGCCCGCTCCCGCCGTCTCCCCCGCCCACCGGAAGGCCTAGCCCCGCCTTTCAAATGGGGCGTCCCGCCCCGCCGGGACAGGAGGAGGGGCGAAAGCCCCCTCTTATTTTTTTGTATGTCGCAGGCCCGGCCGGGCGCCTCCGCGGCCGGGTGGAAGCCGGCCGCCGCATCCGGTATATTTCCCGCCAACGGAGCCATGCGGCATTCATTCAATGCGGCGCGCCGGGCGGGCCGCCGCGCGATCTTCTTTCTTCGCGGGAAGGAGCGGCGATGGTTTCCCCTCCCCCCCTCCGGCGCCTCCAGCACGTCGGCGTCCGGGTGCACGATCTCGACGAGGCCATGGCCTTCTACCGGGACGTGCTGGGCCTGCGGGTCTCGGATCGCTACGACCCGGGCGACAACCCCCACGGCCCCTGGGGCATCTGCTTCATGCGCTGCGGGGACGAGCACCACGAGGTCTCCCTCGTCGCCTTCCCGAAGGAGGCGCAGACGGATCTCCCCGCCTCGGGGTTCCGGGCGCCCCTCGCGGCGGGGCTCCATCACCTGGCCTTCGAGGCGGCCTCCCGCGAGGAGTTCGACCGCTGGCTCTCTCACCTGCGCGGGCGCGGCATCGAGTTCGCCTACGGGCCCGTCGTCCACAGCCCCGCCCATCCCGAGGGGGACGGCACCCTGGGCGAGAACCGCGCCGTCTACTTCCACGACCCCTCGGGGAACATCATCGAGATTTTCTGCGACATGGCCCGCATGGACCCGGCCTCGAACCGGGTGGGCGAGGCCTGGTTCCGGGAGCGGCTCGCCCGCGACGGGCATTCTCCCTCGGCCGCCGATCCGCCCTCCGCCTGGCGGCCGGGGGTTTCGAGCATGGCCGGCGCCCGCGGCGGGCGAAGCAAGAACATCTCCTGACATCCACCGGAAAGGAAGCCGAATGCCCCACAAGATCCTGACCGTCGATCCGCGCTTCAAGAGGCCCGACCGCCAGGCCCAGATCAAGGAGTTCCTCCCGGCCGGCTTCGAGCTGGCCGTGCCGCCGGACTTCGAGCGGGCCACCCTCCTGCGCGAGGCCCGGGACGCCGTCGCCATCATCTCCGCCATGCAGCCCATCGACGCCGAGCTGATGGCCGCCTCGCCCGGCCTGCGGGTGGTGGGGAAGGCGGGGACGGGGGTGGACAACATCGACATCGCCGCCGCCACGGCCCGGAAAATCCCGGTGGCGAACTCACCCGGCGCTCTGCGTTCGGTGCCCGTGGCCGAGCACGCCATGACTCTCATGCTCATGCTGGCCCGGCGGCCCTGGCTGTGGCGGACCCAGGAGCGCCGCCTCCACGTCCAGATGGAGGGTTCCACGGCCGGCATCGTGGGGCTGGGGAACATCGGGCGGGGCATCGCCCGGCGCTGCGCCGGGTTCGGGATGCGCATCCTCGCCCACACGCGCACCCGGGGGAAGTTCCGCCCGGAGGGCTTCGAGGTGACCGAGACGGCGAGCCTGGAGGAGCTCCTCCCCCAGGTGGACTTCCTCGTGCTCTCGCTTCCCCTCGCGCCGGAGAGCCGGGGGCTCATCTCCCGGGAGGAACTCGCCCGCATGAAGCCCACGGCGTACCTGGTGAACGTCTCGCGCGGCCCCCACGTCGTGACGGATGACCTCGTGGACGCCCTGCGCGGGGGGCGCATCGCGGGAGCGGGGCTGGACGTGACCGACCCCGAGCCCCTCCCGGAGGGCCATCCCCTCTTCGAGATGCCGAACGTGGTGCTCTCCCCCCACATCGCCGCCCACACCGGCAGCGTGCAGCGGGCGAGCTACCGCCTCCTCTTCGACAGCATCCGGCGGGCGGTGGACGGCGAGCGGGTGGAATCTTTGGCCAACCCGCAGATATATGCGTGACCGGATGAGTTACGGAGCGGGCGTTTCGTAGGGGCGGTTCGCGAACCGCCCCTACAGGAGAGCCGGCGAAGGACCCCGTAGGGGGCGAAGCATTCCCGCCCCGGCCGCGTAACGCTCGGCCGTCAGAGACAACGGAGACCCCCATGCCCCAGCGCAGAATCCCGGCCGTCTTCGTGCGGGGCGGGACGAGCCGGGCGCTCGTTTTCCACGCCCGGGATCTGCCCGCGGGCCGCGGCGCCTGGGACCCCATCTTCCTCCGGGCCTTGGGGAGCCCCGACCCGAACGGCCGCCAGCTCGACGGGATGGGCGGAGGAGTCTCCTCCCTGAGCAAGGTGGCGGTCATCGGCCCCCCGAGCCGGCCGGACGCCGACGTGGACTACACCTTCGGCCAGGTGAGCGTCGAGAAGGCGCTCGTCGACTACCGGGGCAACTGCGGCAACATCTCGAGCGCGGTGGGGCCCTTCGCCGTGGACGAGGGGCTCGTGGCCGCGCCCCGGGACGGGGAGGCCCTCGTCCGCATCCACAACACCAACACGGGGAAGATCATCCGCTCGCGCTTCTGGATGGAGGGAGGCTCGGCCGCCGTCGAGGGGGACTGCGCCCTTCCCGGGGTCGCCGGGGCCGGGGCGCGCGTCACGCTCGAGTTCGAGGACCCGGGCGGGGCGGCGACGGGCCGCCTCCTCCCCACGGGGAAGGCCGTGGAGACGCTCTATATCCCGGGGCTGGGCCCGGTCGAAGCGAGTCTCGTGGACGCGACGAACCCAGTCGTGTTCGTCCGGGCGGGGGACGTGGGCCTGGCTGGGAGCGAGGGCCCCGGCGCCATGGACGCCCGCACGGAGCTCATGGTCAACCTCGAGCAGATTCGGGCCGAGGCCGCCGTGCGCATGGGCTTGGCGCCCGACCGGCGCACGGCCTCGGAATCCGTCCTGGCGGTGCCCAAGGTGGCCGTCGTGGCGCCCCCGGCCGAGTACCTCGACCTCAGGGGGGAGCGCGTCCCGGAGGAATCCTTCGACATCCTCAGCCGGGTCGTCTCGATGGGAAAGACCCACCGCGCCTACGCCCTGACCGCCGCCATGTGCCTGGCCGTGGCGGCGCGGATTCCCGGCACCCTCGCCCACGAGGCCGCCCGGGCGGGAGGCGGGGACATCCGCCTCGGCCATCCCTCGGGCGTCCAACCGGTGGGGGCTGAGGTGGAAAACGCGAATGGAAGCTCCCGGGCGGCAAAAGTCATCGTCTACCGCACCGCGCGGCGGCTCATGGAGGGCGCCGTGCTGATCCCCCGAGGCCTGTTCCCGGCCTGAGGCCGGGCCACGAGAGAGGGCGCGCATGGCCAGGACCGTCATCGAGGGAAGCGAGCACTGGGCCCGGCGGGAGGGGGCGGACCTCTACCTCTGGCGCAAGCGGCAGAAGGGCCTCCGGGCGGCGAAGGGGACCGTCCTCCTCGCCCACGGCTCCTCCATGGCCTCGACGCCCTCCTTCGACCTCCAGGTGAAGGGCCGCTCCGACACCTCGCTCATGGACCACCTCGCCCGGAGCGGCTTCGACGTCTGGTGCGTGGACTTCGAGGGCTACGGCCGCTCCACCAAGGACCGCCCCGTCCACGCCGGCATCGAGCGCGGGGCGGACGATCTCCTCGCGGCGGCCAAGGCCATCCGCAGGATTTCCGGCGCCAGGGACTTCATGCTCTACGGGATCTCCTCCGGGGCCCTGCGCGCGGCGCTCTTCGCCCAGCGGAACCCCAGGCTCGTCCGGCGCCTGGTGCTCGACGCCTTCGTGTGGACCGGCGAGGGAAGCCCCACCCTGGCCGAGCGCCGCAAGCGCTTCGCGGGCGTGGCCCCCGAGTCCCGCCGCCCGGTGAACCCGGCCTTCGTCGAGAGCATCTTCACCCGCGACCACCCGGGCACGGCGGAGAAGCAGATCGTCCAGGCCTTCGTCCGGGCGGTGTGCGAGCTGGACGATTCCATCCCCAACGGCACCTATATCGACATGTGCGAGCGGCTGCCCCTCGTGGAGCCGGAGAAGATATGCGTGCCGGTCCTCATCACCCGGGGCGAGTTCGACGGCATCGCTTCCTTCGAGGACATCCTGGAGTTCTTCCGCCGCCTCCCGAACCCCGACAAGCAGATCGCCGTCATGCCGGGCATCGCCCACGCGAGCCTTCAGGAGAAGAACCGCATGATCGTCTTCCACCACATCGAGCGCTTCTTCGGCCAGCCCGGCCCGGTCTACAAGGGCTGAGCGGATGAGCGAGAGCCGCGCCCCGCGCTTCTCCACGAGATGGGCCGATGAGCCCCGGCCGAACCGCCTCGCCCTCCTCGTCGAGGCGAAGAAGAAGGCGGGCGTCGCGCTCCACGACCTGACCAACACCAACCCGACGAAGGCCGGGCTCTCCGCCGCCGGGGGCCTCTCCCTCCCCGCGCCCGCGGCCACCCCCTCGCCCGCGCCCCCGGCCCCGCCCTACGAGCCCGATCCCCGGGGCCTCCCCGCCGCCCGGGAGGCGGTCGCCCGCTACTACGCGGAAGTCGGGGCGCGCGTCTCGCCGGAGAACATCTTCCTGACCGCGAGCACGAGCGAGGCCTACGGCTTTCTCTTCAAGCTCCTGACCGACCCGGGCGACAACATCCTCTTCCCCGCCCCGAGCTACCCCCTCTTCGAGCACCTGGCCCGGATGGAGAGCATCGAGGCGCGCCCCTGCCCCCTGGCCCGCCGCCCGGACGGCGGCTGGGCCTACTCGGCGGAGGCCATTCTCTCGGCACGGAACGATCGCACCCGCGCCGTCTGCCTCGTGAGCCCGAA
The Candidatus Tectomicrobia bacterium DNA segment above includes these coding regions:
- a CDS encoding TRAP transporter fused permease subunit — its product is NFIVIFVVMGAFLEKTGLGSLFIDFTFRLTGQRTGGPGLTAVVSSGLFGMISGSGVANVVTTGTFTIPLMKRVGYRPEFAAAVEAAASTGGAYMPPIMGAGAFLLAQFTDTSYFDVVKVAAIPAILYYLSVGYIVYIRAYRRGLHGVPVSELPPWTGILRRLHLLLPIPVMVYYLVIGDSPFLAAFKTICLILILKASDLLLEIRTPWTSRLWRPFLGLSIAFGAVAYFAGIRIGAPFTWFADELRGLNLGDAVFWVLASHIVLKLGEVLAAGARTPAAAGEPSAAESGPGIYVRLGGAIAELVKAAWSSLEAGARNTLIVGCIAGVLGVLLSCATQSDLPGRVSNLLIEFSFGLLPLTIFWIIVAGYIVGMGLPATASYVVLVIFGVLSLTNLGVPTLTAHLICFWVAVVSAVTPPVALAAYAASAIAMSDPVKTGFQAVKLASWVFLMPFLFVYTPLLLDGTTLDIIITVAACLVGIVAWGGAVEGFFIRYTTPAEWGMLAVASVFLLLPVDHLITWLTPVEWVFHHYPFYAAGTILLGAVFLMQRGRAPEIVFSPLAAPAPAVSPAHRKA
- a CDS encoding VOC family protein; its protein translation is MVSPPPLRRLQHVGVRVHDLDEAMAFYRDVLGLRVSDRYDPGDNPHGPWGICFMRCGDEHHEVSLVAFPKEAQTDLPASGFRAPLAAGLHHLAFEAASREEFDRWLSHLRGRGIEFAYGPVVHSPAHPEGDGTLGENRAVYFHDPSGNIIEIFCDMARMDPASNRVGEAWFRERLARDGHSPSAADPPSAWRPGVSSMAGARGGRSKNIS
- a CDS encoding alpha/beta fold hydrolase; amino-acid sequence: MARTVIEGSEHWARREGADLYLWRKRQKGLRAAKGTVLLAHGSSMASTPSFDLQVKGRSDTSLMDHLARSGFDVWCVDFEGYGRSTKDRPVHAGIERGADDLLAAAKAIRRISGARDFMLYGISSGALRAALFAQRNPRLVRRLVLDAFVWTGEGSPTLAERRKRFAGVAPESRRPVNPAFVESIFTRDHPGTAEKQIVQAFVRAVCELDDSIPNGTYIDMCERLPLVEPEKICVPVLITRGEFDGIASFEDILEFFRRLPNPDKQIAVMPGIAHASLQEKNRMIVFHHIERFFGQPGPVYKG
- a CDS encoding PrpF family protein, with product MPQRRIPAVFVRGGTSRALVFHARDLPAGRGAWDPIFLRALGSPDPNGRQLDGMGGGVSSLSKVAVIGPPSRPDADVDYTFGQVSVEKALVDYRGNCGNISSAVGPFAVDEGLVAAPRDGEALVRIHNTNTGKIIRSRFWMEGGSAAVEGDCALPGVAGAGARVTLEFEDPGGAATGRLLPTGKAVETLYIPGLGPVEASLVDATNPVVFVRAGDVGLAGSEGPGAMDARTELMVNLEQIRAEAAVRMGLAPDRRTASESVLAVPKVAVVAPPAEYLDLRGERVPEESFDILSRVVSMGKTHRAYALTAAMCLAVAARIPGTLAHEAARAGGGDIRLGHPSGVQPVGAEVENANGSSRAAKVIVYRTARRLMEGAVLIPRGLFPA